The Flavobacterium commune genome contains a region encoding:
- a CDS encoding glycoside hydrolase family 78 protein, translated as MKNLKSILFLLCLLVAFSSNGQIAVSHLTCNSATNPLAISAQTPVFSWQLSSKDFNVSQTAYQLLIASSEEKLKKNEGDVWDSGKVVSAASQDVRYNGKGLKSEIKYFWKVRVWSNDKKASNWSVAAYFRTQPSDLNPTWIGAITKADSHLPEGRNYHAVTFKKEKKQAIIDASDSLSRRSIQLRKSFVVSKKIKEAVVYVSGLGHYELTLNGKKVGNSVFAPLWTDYDKTVYYNTYEINANELLKGENVLGVLLGNGMYNMLAERYAKFFVSFGPPTLFLKMKVVYEDGSEQIIKTDKSWKYSKSPITFNSIFGGEDYNANLEQKGWNRTGFNDKDWKAVVVQESPKGVLRAQQTTPIQIEEQFGVKAVTEPQVGVRVFNMGQNLSGFPTIKVKGKKGQTVRIWVGEGLNDDGTVGQGRSGKPYYFDYTLKGEGVEEWQPRFSYYGYQYIQIEGVNYKETKDFSLPTIVDLKSNFIYNSAGTAGSFTSSNEIFNKTHELINNAIKSNFQSVLTDCPHREKLGWLEESHLNGPGLIYNYNLKNYIPSIMQNIADAQRENGMIPTIAPEYVIFGGDFTDSPEWGVAGVILPWMYYEYYGDDSLLKEYYPVMKKYVDYLTSKADKGIVSYGLGDWYDYGEHAAGYSKNSPIALSATSHYYFGVDLLAKAAKLLNKKEDAVTYENLAISVKKAFNGKFFDTKTKQYGTGSQFSNAIPLFLGMVAKEDKQAVLDNLVNDIKARNYRLTTGDVGNRYLFQVLADNGLNEVMYKMHNHYDAPGYGFQIKFGLTTLTEQWDPRKGNSWNHFMMGQIEEWFYESLVGIVPDETNPGFKHFFLQPEILGDMTFVKGSYNSVFGEIASEWEKKEDKVSFKFTIPANTTATVKLPVKKNAVIKVNGKILSDSKNVLKVLTNEEKASFVLGSGMYVVECAL; from the coding sequence ATGAAGAATTTAAAATCCATATTATTTCTGCTTTGTCTATTAGTAGCTTTTAGTTCTAATGGACAAATTGCTGTTAGCCATTTAACATGCAATAGCGCTACAAATCCTTTGGCGATAAGTGCGCAAACTCCTGTTTTTAGTTGGCAATTAAGTTCTAAAGATTTCAATGTTTCTCAAACGGCTTATCAGTTATTGATAGCTTCTTCTGAAGAGAAACTAAAGAAGAACGAAGGAGATGTTTGGGATAGCGGAAAAGTAGTTTCTGCTGCAAGTCAGGATGTGCGTTATAATGGCAAAGGCTTAAAAAGCGAAATCAAGTATTTTTGGAAAGTAAGGGTTTGGTCGAATGATAAAAAAGCTTCTAATTGGAGTGTCGCAGCTTATTTCAGAACGCAACCTTCGGATTTGAATCCAACTTGGATTGGTGCCATTACAAAAGCAGATAGTCATTTGCCGGAAGGCCGGAATTATCATGCTGTTACTTTCAAAAAAGAGAAAAAACAAGCCATTATTGATGCCTCTGATTCTTTGTCGCGAAGAAGTATTCAATTGCGTAAATCATTTGTTGTTTCGAAAAAAATAAAAGAAGCCGTGGTTTATGTTTCTGGATTGGGACATTATGAGTTGACACTGAATGGAAAAAAAGTAGGTAATAGTGTGTTTGCACCTTTGTGGACGGATTATGACAAAACCGTTTATTACAATACTTACGAAATCAATGCAAACGAATTGCTGAAAGGCGAGAATGTTCTTGGGGTTTTATTGGGTAACGGAATGTATAATATGCTTGCTGAAAGGTATGCAAAATTCTTTGTGAGTTTTGGTCCGCCAACCTTGTTTCTGAAAATGAAAGTGGTGTACGAAGACGGTTCGGAACAAATTATAAAAACTGATAAAAGCTGGAAATATTCTAAAAGCCCGATTACTTTCAACAGTATTTTTGGAGGCGAAGATTACAATGCCAATTTAGAGCAGAAAGGCTGGAATAGGACTGGTTTTAATGACAAAGATTGGAAAGCAGTTGTCGTTCAGGAATCACCAAAAGGCGTTTTAAGAGCGCAGCAAACGACTCCAATACAAATTGAAGAGCAATTTGGCGTTAAAGCAGTGACGGAACCACAGGTTGGAGTTCGTGTTTTTAATATGGGACAAAATTTATCCGGTTTTCCAACGATAAAAGTAAAAGGAAAAAAAGGACAAACGGTACGCATTTGGGTTGGTGAAGGATTGAATGACGATGGAACCGTCGGTCAGGGAAGATCTGGAAAACCCTATTATTTTGATTATACTTTAAAAGGTGAAGGTGTAGAAGAATGGCAGCCAAGATTTAGCTATTATGGTTACCAATATATTCAAATTGAAGGTGTGAATTACAAAGAAACAAAGGATTTTTCGTTGCCAACAATTGTAGATTTAAAATCTAATTTCATTTATAATTCGGCAGGAACAGCTGGAAGTTTTACTTCTTCGAATGAAATTTTTAATAAAACACACGAGTTGATTAATAATGCCATTAAGAGTAATTTTCAATCTGTGTTGACCGATTGTCCGCATAGAGAAAAACTGGGTTGGCTTGAAGAATCACATCTAAACGGTCCCGGATTAATTTACAATTACAATCTGAAAAATTATATTCCGTCCATCATGCAAAACATTGCCGATGCACAGCGTGAAAACGGCATGATTCCTACTATTGCGCCGGAATATGTGATTTTTGGTGGCGATTTTACCGATTCGCCTGAATGGGGTGTGGCAGGTGTAATTTTGCCTTGGATGTATTATGAATATTATGGCGATGATTCTTTGTTGAAAGAATATTATCCTGTAATGAAAAAATATGTGGATTACCTGACTTCAAAGGCAGACAAAGGCATTGTTTCTTATGGCTTGGGCGATTGGTATGACTACGGAGAACATGCGGCGGGTTATTCTAAAAACAGTCCGATAGCACTTTCCGCTACATCACATTATTATTTTGGAGTCGATTTGCTGGCTAAGGCTGCGAAGCTATTAAATAAGAAAGAAGATGCCGTTACTTACGAAAATTTAGCAATAAGTGTAAAAAAAGCATTTAATGGCAAGTTCTTTGATACAAAGACGAAACAATATGGCACAGGAAGTCAGTTTAGCAATGCTATTCCGTTGTTTTTAGGTATGGTGGCGAAAGAAGATAAGCAGGCTGTTTTAGATAATTTGGTTAATGACATCAAAGCCAGAAATTATCGATTGACCACTGGCGATGTGGGGAATCGTTATTTATTTCAGGTTTTGGCCGATAATGGGCTGAATGAGGTAATGTACAAAATGCACAATCATTATGATGCTCCGGGTTATGGTTTCCAAATTAAATTTGGCTTGACCACCTTAACGGAGCAATGGGATCCGAGAAAAGGAAATTCATGGAACCATTTTATGATGGGGCAAATTGAGGAATGGTTTTATGAAAGTTTAGTAGGGATTGTTCCTGATGAAACGAATCCAGGATTCAAACATTTCTTCCTGCAACCGGAAATTTTAGGTGATATGACTTTTGTAAAAGGAAGTTACAATTCGGTTTTTGGGGAAATTGCTTCTGAATGGGAGAAAAAAGAAGATAAAGTATCTTTTAAATTTACGATTCCGGCTAATACCACGGCAACAGTAAAATTGCCGGTAAAAAAGAATGCAGTTATCAAAGTAAATGGTAAAATACTAAGCGATTCTAAAAATGTTCTGAAAGTTTTAACTAATGAAGAAAAAGCTTCATTTGTTTTAGGTTCAGGAATGTATGTTGTAGAATGTGCTTTGTAA